TAATAATCTACTCTCGTGATGAGCTAAAACAATACGAAATGGCTCAAGTTTTTAACGACAAAGCTATGAGGTATTTTATAGGTGATGTGCGTGACGAAAAGCGTCTTAAAACGGCGATGAACGGCGTGGATTACGTTATACATGCAGCCGCGATGAAACACGTGCCAATAGCTGAGTACAACCCAATGGAGTGTATAAAAACAAATATAAACGGTGCTCAAAACGTCATAGATGCAGCCCTTGAGTGCGGTGTCAGCAAGGTTATCGCTCTTTCAACTGATAAGGCGTGCAACCCTGTAAATTTATACGGAGCAACAAAACTAGCAAGCGATAAGCTTTTTGTTGCCGCCAACAATATCACAGGAGCGAAAAAGACACGTTTTGCAGTAGTCCGATATGGTAACGTCGTTGGCTCTCGTGGCTCAGTCGTGCCACTATTTAAAAGACTCATTGCAGATGGTGTAAAAGAGCTACCTATCACACATGGCGATATGACAAGGTTTTGGATCACATTAGAGCAAGGTGTAAATTTCGTGCTGAAAAACTTTGAGCGTATGAAAGGTGGTGAAATTTTTATCCCCAAGATTCCATCTATGACAATGCTTGATCTAGCTCGTGCATTAGCTCCGAATTTGGGCGTGAAAATAATCGGCATAAGGCCGGGCGAGAAGATGCATGAGATGATGATATCGCGAGATGACGCACACCTTACGTATGAGTTTAGTGATCACTACGTCATTAGCCCATCTATTCAGTTCTCAACCATTCAAGATTTTAGCACTAACGCTCTTGGCGAACATGGCAAAAAGGTCGCTGAAAACTTTGAATATATCTCAAATACAAATAAAATTTGGCTTGATACAAATGGGCTTTTGGAGATGATAAAATGATGCCTTATAGCCGTCAGCAGATCACAGATGATGATATAATCTCCGTAGTAAACGCTCTAAAAGACGATATTTTAACAGGCGGTGATAAAGTTATACAGTTTGAAAAAGCTATTGGCGAGTATGTAGGAGCAAAGCACGTTATAGCTATGAATTCAGCCACTTCAGCCCTGCACGTAGCATATCTTGCACTTGGTGTAAAAAGTGGTGATGAAGTGATAACCACACCGATAACTTTCGCCGCAACTGCAAATGCAGCTTTGATGGCTGGAGCAGAGATTAAATTTTGCGATGTAAAGCGTGATGGAAACATAGATGAAAATGCCATAGAAGCTCTCATAAATCCACGTACAAAAGTTATCACAGCGGTTGATTTTGGTGGCAACCCAGTCGCTTCAGATGTAATCGCAAAGATAGCTAAAAAACATGGGCTTAAATTTATAGATGACGCTTCACACGCACTTGGCAGTGAGAGTAATGGCAAAAAGATCGGCACAGTAGCCGATATTAGCATATTTAGCTTTCACCCTGTTAAGCCACTTACCACGCTTGAAGGTGGTGCGGTGGTAACTGATGATGATAATATCGCTTCTTTAGCACGGCTCTACCGAAGTCATGGTATAAGCAAAACTCGCCTTTGGGATAGCGATATGAGTTTATTAGGATATAATTACCGATTAAGCGATGTAGCTTGTGCTTTAGGGCTTTCTCAGCTTAAAAGATTTGATGATATGATAGCAAAACGTAACGAAATAGCAACATTTTATGAGCTAAAATTTGATAAAAATCCATACTTTAGCACTATAAAAATCCCAAATGGTTCAAAAAGCTCACGACACCTTTTCCCGATACTGCTTTTTCGTAATTTCTGGTGCAATAAAGAGGAAATTTTTACTGAGTTACATGCACGTGGCATAGGTGTTCAGGTGCATTATAAGCCAACGTATAAATTTAACTACTATCACCAAAAATACGGCGAGATGGCTCTAAAAAATGCAGATGAGTTTTACAACGCAGAGCTTAGCATACCATGTCATCAGAGTATGAGTGATACAGACGCCCATTTTGTCGCTGATACTTTGTTTGAGATATTAGCTAAATTTGACAAACCACAATGCTGTAGAGTTTAAGATGAGTGAAAATTTATACAAACAAGCTTACAATAACAACACAAAGTGTCTTTGCATTATCCCAGCCAGAGGCGGTAGCAAACGCATACCACGCAAAAATATCAAAGACTTTTGCGGACTTCCACTCATCGCTTATAGTATAAAAGCGGCTTTAAATTCGCAAGTTTTTACCGATGTTATCGTTAGCACTGATGATGATGAGATAGCGAGTGTCGCCCTTAAATATGGTGCAAAAGTGCCGTTTATAAGAGAGACAAATTTAAGTGATGATTACGCTACAAGTAGTGATGTTGTGCGTGATGTGATAATAAAATTTGGTGATAGATTTGATGAAATTTGCTGTATTTACGCCACAGCACCGCTTTTAACAGATGAAATTTTACGTAGGGCATATGTTAAATTTAAAGAAACAAATGCTGAGTTTTTATTCTCTGCCACTGAGTTTGCATTTCCTATCCAACGTGCGATAAAACTTGATAAAAACTCTCGTGTAAGTATGTTTTATCCACATTTTGAGCACACTCGTTCACAGGATTTAGAAGCAGCTTATCATGATGCAGGGCAGTTTTATTTTGGTAAAAAGTCTGCTTGGCTCACACAAAAATCAATATTTGCACCGCATTCAGTGGCGTTTTTACTTCCACGAAATTTAGTCTGTGACATAGATACACCTGATGATTTTGAATTTGCTAAAAAGCTTTATCAAATAAACTCAATCTAGCACTAAATACAATAACCAGCCACTTCAAAAATGAGCCAATCTTACAAAATAACTTGCTATCGCCATTGATAAAGATAAAACTAATGTGTAAAGCTTTGATGATAGCTTATAAGTATAAAAGGCACACTAGCAAAGATATAAAAAGTATCAAAATTGATCTATAAATTTATAGTAAAACTTTGTCTTTGTTATAAAATTTGATAAAA
This portion of the Campylobacter anatolicus genome encodes:
- the pseB gene encoding UDP-N-acetylglucosamine 4,6-dehydratase (inverting), whose protein sequence is MFDDKSILITGGTGSFGKKYTEIILKNHKPKRVIIYSRDELKQYEMAQVFNDKAMRYFIGDVRDEKRLKTAMNGVDYVIHAAAMKHVPIAEYNPMECIKTNINGAQNVIDAALECGVSKVIALSTDKACNPVNLYGATKLASDKLFVAANNITGAKKTRFAVVRYGNVVGSRGSVVPLFKRLIADGVKELPITHGDMTRFWITLEQGVNFVLKNFERMKGGEIFIPKIPSMTMLDLARALAPNLGVKIIGIRPGEKMHEMMISRDDAHLTYEFSDHYVISPSIQFSTIQDFSTNALGEHGKKVAENFEYISNTNKIWLDTNGLLEMIK
- the pseC gene encoding UDP-4-amino-4,6-dideoxy-N-acetyl-beta-L-altrosamine transaminase, with the protein product MMPYSRQQITDDDIISVVNALKDDILTGGDKVIQFEKAIGEYVGAKHVIAMNSATSALHVAYLALGVKSGDEVITTPITFAATANAALMAGAEIKFCDVKRDGNIDENAIEALINPRTKVITAVDFGGNPVASDVIAKIAKKHGLKFIDDASHALGSESNGKKIGTVADISIFSFHPVKPLTTLEGGAVVTDDDNIASLARLYRSHGISKTRLWDSDMSLLGYNYRLSDVACALGLSQLKRFDDMIAKRNEIATFYELKFDKNPYFSTIKIPNGSKSSRHLFPILLFRNFWCNKEEIFTELHARGIGVQVHYKPTYKFNYYHQKYGEMALKNADEFYNAELSIPCHQSMSDTDAHFVADTLFEILAKFDKPQCCRV
- the pseF gene encoding pseudaminic acid cytidylyltransferase; amino-acid sequence: MSENLYKQAYNNNTKCLCIIPARGGSKRIPRKNIKDFCGLPLIAYSIKAALNSQVFTDVIVSTDDDEIASVALKYGAKVPFIRETNLSDDYATSSDVVRDVIIKFGDRFDEICCIYATAPLLTDEILRRAYVKFKETNAEFLFSATEFAFPIQRAIKLDKNSRVSMFYPHFEHTRSQDLEAAYHDAGQFYFGKKSAWLTQKSIFAPHSVAFLLPRNLVCDIDTPDDFEFAKKLYQINSI